In the Hordeum vulgare subsp. vulgare chromosome 7H, MorexV3_pseudomolecules_assembly, whole genome shotgun sequence genome, one interval contains:
- the LOC123411506 gene encoding phosphatidylinositol 4-kinase gamma 5-like — translation MIATVTPFSHSRTASSAEFERRKRAIPLLSAMSRNLESPVQTQMAVSALSSSLIGDYPTKTRSEGRAVGWKRVFVQTDTGFVLPVQLDRGDSVHTVKRKLQVALNVPTEESSLTLGDHVLKNDLSSIRNDSPLLLTKTFMHRSSSSPCLSPTSKDLQQQRDRGGPIEVLVCPSRCFRAKQLVKDVARGIRNGVDPTLVNSGLGGAYYFKNSKGENAAIVKPNDEEPFAPNNPKGFTGRALGQPGLKRSVRVGETGFREVAAYLLDYDSFANVPPTVLVKISHPVFNVNEGVSSSKKKAPVGDPRAVSKIASFQQFAPHDFDASDLGTSSFPVSAIHRIGILDIRIFNTDRHAGNLLVKKMTGTGQFGNQTELIPIDHGLCLPECLEDPYFEWIHWPQASIPFSEDELEYIGKLDPVKDADMLRMELPMIREACLRVLVLSTIFLKEGTLFGLCLAEIGEMMSREFNGMEDQPSQLEVVCMEARRLATEREECSTEHDSADEDVTQFELDCEDHEMAKTPPAYHLEFKGGSSRNPLSKLDEAIEEEEDDTQEEEESNAEKLACPKPVNKWLPNISKLSTSLSSVSLMEKSQRQLPAIPKGADSAKTSENNQVGNWRSANEQLPTSASFVKLADMGVETWGLFLEKFQELLPGAFRAHKLGATGQRGRLRLGTSCQF, via the coding sequence ATGATTGCTACCGTGACACCTTTCTCGCACTCTAGGACAGCGTCATCTGCAGAGTTTGAAAGGCGCAAGAGAGCAATTCCTTTGTTGTCTGCCATGTCTCGCAACTTGGAGAGCCCTGTCCAGACCCAGATGGCAGTTTCAGCCTTGAGCAGCTCTCTGATCGGTGATTACCCTACCAAAACTAGAAGCGAGGGGAGGGCTGTTGGATGGAAACGTGTTTTTGTCCAGACTGACACTGGGTTTGTACTGCCTGTTCAACTAGATCGTGGTGACAGTGTACACACAGTCAAAAGAAAGCTGCAGGTGGCCCTCAATGTTCCCACTGAGGAGAGTTCACTGACACTTGGTGATCATGTCCTCAAGAATGATCTCAGCAGCATCCGAAACGATTCCCCGCTGCTCCTGACCAAGACCTTCATGCATCGGAGTTCCTCCAGCCCATGCCTGTCTCCTACAAGCAAGGATCTCCAGCAGCAAAGGGATAGGGGTGGTCCGATTGAAGTTTTAGTATGTCCAAGCCGCTGCTTTCGGGCAAAGCAGCTTGTTAAGGATGTTGCTAGGGGCATAAGAAACGGTGTGGATCCAACACTTGTCAATAGTGGGCTTGGTGGTGCCTACTATTTCAAGAACAGTAAAGGTGAGAATGCTGCCATCGTGAAGCCAAATGATGAGGAGCCGTTTGCACCCAACAATCCAAAAGGTTTTACTGGGAGAGCCCTTGGGCAGCCAGGCCTCAAAAGATCAGTTCGAGTTGGTGAGACTGGTTTTAGAGAGGTTGCTGCATACCTTCTGGACTATGATAGCTTCGCCAATGTCCCCCCGACAGTTCTTGTTAAGATTTCACACCCTGTATTTAATGTCAATGAAGGTGTTAGTTCAAGCAAGAAGAAGGCTCCTGTGGGTGATCCGCGAGCTGTCAGCAAGATTGCCTCATTTCAGCAGTTCGCTCCTCATGATTTTGATGCTAGTGACCTTGGCACTTCAAGCTTCCCTGTATCTGCTATTCACAGGATTGGTATTCTTGACATCCGTATCTTCAACACTGATAGACATGCTGGAAATCTTCTGGTAAAAAAGATGACAGGAACAGGTCAATTCGGGAATCAGACTGAGCTGATTCCTATTGACCATGGTCTCTGCCTGCCAGAGTGTTTAGAGGATCCTTATTTTGAATGGATTCACTGGCCGCAGGCGTCAATTCCATTCTCTGAGGATGAGCTTGAGTACATAGGGAAACTTGATCCAGTGAAAGATGCTGATATGCTTCGTATGGAGCTGCCTATGATCCGGGAAGCATGCCTCCGTGTGCTAGTCCTCTCAACCATATTTCTGAAAGAAGGCACATTATTTGGTCTTTGCCTTGCAGAGATTGGTGAGATGATGAGCAGAGAATTTAACGGGATGGAAGATCAGCCAAGTCAGCTGGAGGTTGTCTGCATGGAGGCAAGGAGGCTAGCAACTGAACGTGAAGAATGTTCCACAGAACATGATTCTGCAGATGAAGATGTGACCCAATTTGAACTTGACTGTgaagatcatgaaatggcaaaaacGCCACCAGCCtaccatcttgagtttaagggggGAAGCTCCAGAAACCCGCTCTCTAAATTGGACGAGGCcattgaagaagaggaggatgacaccCAGGAAGAGGAAGAAAGCAATGCAGAAAAGTTAGCTTGCCCCAAGCCTGTCAATAAGTGGCTTCCTAACATTTCCAAGCTATCAACCTCACTGAGCAGTGTCAGTCTCATGGAAAAAAGCCAGCGTCAGCTGCCTGCCATTCCCAAGGGTGCGGATTCTGCAAAAACCTCTGAGAACAACCAAGTTGGTAACTGGAGGAGCGCGAATGAACAGCTCCCAACGAGCGCAAGCTTTGTGAAGCTGGCCGACATGGGTGTGGAGACATGGGGCCTGTTCCTCGAGAAGTTCCAGGAGCTGCTCCCTGGTGCATTCCGCGCGCACAAGCTCGGCGCCACTGGGCAAAGGGGGAGGCTGAGGCTGGGCACTTCTTGCCAGTTTTGA